A stretch of the Zonotrichia albicollis isolate bZonAlb1 chromosome 29, bZonAlb1.hap1, whole genome shotgun sequence genome encodes the following:
- the TLE5 gene encoding TLE family member 5 isoform X1, which yields MMFPQSRHSGSSHLPQQLKFTTSDSCDRIKDEFQLLQAQYHSLKLECDKLASEKSEMQRHYVMYYEMSYGLNIEMHKQAEIVKRLNGICAQVLPYLSQEHQQQVLGAIERAKQVTAPELNSIIRQQLQAHQLSQLQALALPLTPLPVGLQPPSLPAVSAGTGLLSLSALGSQAHLSKEDKNGHDGDAHQDDDGEKSD from the exons ATGATGTTTCCACAAAGCCGGCACTCG GGCTCCTCTCACCTGCCTCAGCAGCTGAAGTTCACGACCTCCGACTCGTGCGACCGCATCAAGGACGagttccagctgctgcaggcccagtACCACAG CTTGAAGTTGGAATGTGACAAACTAGCCAGCGAGAAATCGGAGATGCAGCGTCACTACGTCATG taCTATGAGATGTCCTACGGGCTGAATATTGAAATGCACAAACAG GCTGAAATTGTCAAGAGGCTAAATGGGATTTGTGCCCAGGTTCTGCCCTACCTTTCACAAGAG CATCAGCAGCAAGTCTTGGGAGCCATTGAACGAGCTAAGCAGGTCACAGCACCAGAACTGAACTCCATCATCCGT cagcagctccaggctcaccagctgtcccagctccaaGCCCTCGCTCTGCCCCTGACCCCGCTGCCCGTGGGGCTCCAGCCTCCCTCTCTGCCCGCTGTCAGCGCCGGCACCGGGCTCCTGTCGCTGTCAGCCCTGGGCTCGCAGGCTCACCTCTCCAAGGAGGACAAGAACGGCCACGATGGGGATGCCCACCAAGATGATGACGGCGAGAAATCGGATTAG
- the TLE5 gene encoding TLE family member 5 isoform X2, protein MMFPQSRHSGSSHLPQQLKFTTSDSCDRIKDEFQLLQAQYHSLKLECDKLASEKSEMQRHYVMYYEMSYGLNIEMHKQAEIVKRLNGICAQVLPYLSQEHQQQVLGAIERAKQVTAPELNSIIRQLQAHQLSQLQALALPLTPLPVGLQPPSLPAVSAGTGLLSLSALGSQAHLSKEDKNGHDGDAHQDDDGEKSD, encoded by the exons ATGATGTTTCCACAAAGCCGGCACTCG GGCTCCTCTCACCTGCCTCAGCAGCTGAAGTTCACGACCTCCGACTCGTGCGACCGCATCAAGGACGagttccagctgctgcaggcccagtACCACAG CTTGAAGTTGGAATGTGACAAACTAGCCAGCGAGAAATCGGAGATGCAGCGTCACTACGTCATG taCTATGAGATGTCCTACGGGCTGAATATTGAAATGCACAAACAG GCTGAAATTGTCAAGAGGCTAAATGGGATTTGTGCCCAGGTTCTGCCCTACCTTTCACAAGAG CATCAGCAGCAAGTCTTGGGAGCCATTGAACGAGCTAAGCAGGTCACAGCACCAGAACTGAACTCCATCATCCGT cagctccaggctcaccagctgtcccagctccaaGCCCTCGCTCTGCCCCTGACCCCGCTGCCCGTGGGGCTCCAGCCTCCCTCTCTGCCCGCTGTCAGCGCCGGCACCGGGCTCCTGTCGCTGTCAGCCCTGGGCTCGCAGGCTCACCTCTCCAAGGAGGACAAGAACGGCCACGATGGGGATGCCCACCAAGATGATGACGGCGAGAAATCGGATTAG